The nucleotide window TATTGAATAAATTGGGTCTATTATATCTAGCCTGCAACTCCATTTGGAAAATATTATAGGCTTCATCAAAAAATTGTTTGTCGTTATCATATTTTCTTACATCAATCGGTAGTGTTAGATTATGCTTCATTAATAACACCACCTTTAGGACTCCAAACAAAAATGTTAAATTTTTTTTCAAATACACTTGTACCGTTATCTATTGCTTGTCCTATATATTCCTTTATTTTTTCTACTATTTGTTTTTTAGCCATACTTTTATTGGGATCATAATACAAACCTCGATGATAAAAAGATAATGCACCTATAATTAGATCTGTTAATTGCAATAAATCAGCTCTTTCTGAGTTTATTTGCTCAATACTTAATATTATATCTCGTTTAAAATCATATTTATTATTACATAATACCTCATGTAACTTTTCTATTCTAGGACCTCCTCTAGTATCTTTTATATCGATAAAAATTCTATATTTATTGTATGGATAGCAAAATTTATCTAATAGTAAATAGTACATTTTGTAATACCATAAATCATAGTCATTATCATTATATTTTTCATGATTCAACTGCCCTTTGTTTTTAGCAATTAGAGCTCTATAACATAAATCATCATTTTTAAAAAAATAATCAATAAAATCTTTATACATTTCTATTTTCGACATAGAAACCTTAGTCCATTTTATTTCAACTTTAGAATGAATCCCATGTTTTAGTTTAATATTTCTAATATCTTGATAAATTTTTTTCTTTTTCTCTTCAGGACACGATATAGCCCCTAAAACCATAACATCTGATTTGTCATTTGGCAAATGGCAACTTTCATCACAATATATATTGTATAAATGCATTGAAACCATCGCTCCTTTAGTTAATTTCAATACATATTATACCATGTATAATATGTAAAATCTATTTATACTTTTAATAACTAAAACATAGAAAAATTTAAAGTAATAATTTTTTAATCAAAAAAACAAAAAAAACTAGAGCCTAAGCCCTAGTCTAATA belongs to Caminicella sporogenes DSM 14501 and includes:
- a CDS encoding DUF3800 domain-containing protein is translated as MHLYNIYCDESCHLPNDKSDVMVLGAISCPEEKKKKIYQDIRNIKLKHGIHSKVEIKWTKVSMSKIEMYKDFIDYFFKNDDLCYRALIAKNKGQLNHEKYNDNDYDLWYYKMYYLLLDKFCYPYNKYRIFIDIKDTRGGPRIEKLHEVLCNNKYDFKRDIILSIEQINSERADLLQLTDLIIGALSFYHRGLYYDPNKSMAKKQIVEKIKEYIGQAIDNGTSVFEKKFNIFVWSPKGGVINEA